A window of Metabacillus sp. B2-18 contains these coding sequences:
- the ppnP gene encoding pyrimidine/purine nucleoside phosphorylase, with protein MTKFENITIEKKANVYFEGKVTSRTILFEDGTKKTLGVMQPGEYEFSTSFKEEMDITAGHLEYKLQGEDWKTIDGQGVFYVPANETFQVKAISVVDYCCSYISE; from the coding sequence ATGACAAAATTTGAAAACATTACGATAGAAAAGAAGGCAAATGTTTATTTTGAGGGCAAGGTGACTAGTCGTACCATCTTATTTGAAGACGGAACGAAAAAAACTCTTGGTGTCATGCAGCCTGGTGAGTATGAATTTTCTACAAGCTTCAAAGAAGAGATGGATATCACAGCAGGTCATTTAGAGTATAAATTACAAGGTGAAGATTGGAAAACAATTGACGGCCAAGGTGTTTTTTATGTACCGGCAAATGAAACATTTCAAGTAAAAGCAATCTCTGTTGTTGATTATTGTTGTTCATACATAAGTGAATAA
- a CDS encoding branched-chain amino acid aminotransferase, which produces MLKNQVQQLDKEMPLYLVEKEYMKENNISFEENGGNEKIENRFLGAYIERSNKETDELIATESDSFLSESISYFKKQKAEFLYVESKWFHIIAIDAVSLEVDDVFGTYEAMLGLKLKKNQEKTIKSFLDRELLEGEKKYNLMFNQQDGLWDLNITLDAVEGFEETNTVGEVIGSLYQFIFHLLVEVEKT; this is translated from the coding sequence TTGTTAAAGAATCAGGTTCAGCAGTTAGATAAAGAGATGCCATTATATCTAGTAGAAAAAGAGTATATGAAAGAAAATAATATTTCTTTTGAAGAAAATGGTGGTAATGAGAAAATAGAAAATAGGTTTTTAGGTGCTTATATTGAGCGGAGTAATAAAGAAACAGATGAATTGATTGCAACCGAATCAGATTCCTTCTTATCTGAATCTATATCATATTTTAAAAAACAGAAAGCTGAATTCCTTTATGTTGAATCAAAATGGTTTCATATCATAGCAATTGATGCAGTTTCATTAGAGGTTGATGATGTTTTTGGAACATATGAGGCTATGCTTGGATTAAAGCTCAAAAAGAATCAAGAAAAAACAATTAAATCCTTTCTAGATCGTGAGTTACTAGAAGGAGAAAAGAAATATAATTTAATGTTTAATCAACAAGACGGATTATGGGACTTAAATATTACACTTGATGCGGTAGAGGGTTTTGAAGAAACGAATACTGTTGGCGAAGTAATTGGATCTCTTTATCAATTTATTTTTCATTTGCTAGTAGAAGTTGAAAAAACATAA